One Salmo trutta chromosome 12, fSalTru1.1, whole genome shotgun sequence genomic region harbors:
- the LOC115203653 gene encoding carbohydrate sulfotransferase 1 — protein MQCSWKAVILLALASIAIQYTAIRTLTSKPFQLCPVPSPQNCGLLGGPETESPMEGRAGCDDYPYFSFNTSRKTHIMVLATTRSGSSFVGQLLNQHADIFYLFEPLYHVQTTLIPRLSHSRNAADRRVMLGASRDLLRSLYGCDLYFLESYIKPAPANHTTDKLFRRGASRALCSQPVCDAFGPTDANVEEGDCFKKCAALNMTLAADACREKRHVAIKVVRVPEIGDLRALVEDPRLNIKVIQLVRDPRGILSSRIETFRDTYRLWRIWRATGRRPYNLDLSQLTVVCEDFLGSVSTGLSHPHWLKGKYMLVRYEDLSRNPLLKTMEIYDFLGLSMDKSVEEWIQTNTRGSTELSAKHKYGTVRDSAANAESWRLKLSYDMVEYTQATCQKVLHQLGYKAVKSAEELKNMSLSLVQDKTFVPFS, from the coding sequence ATGCAATGTTCCTGGAAGGCAGTGATCCTGCTGGCCTTGGCCTCCATTGCCATCCAGTACACCGCCATCCGGACTCTCACCTCCAAGCCCTTCCAGCTCTGCCCCGTGCCAAGCCCCCAGAACTGTGGCCTCCTGGGAGGCCCCGAGACAGAGTCCCCCATGGAGGGGCGGGCCGGCTGCGACGACTACCCCTACTTCAGCTTCAACACCTCCCGTAAGACCCACATCATGGTGCTGGCTACAACGCGCAGCGGCTCCTCCTTCGTGGGCCAGCTGCTCAACCAGCATGCTGACATCTTCTACCTATTTGAGCccctctaccatgtccagaccaCGCTGATCCCTCGGCTATCTCACAGCCGCAACGCAGCCGACCGCAGGGTGATGCTGGGTGCCAGTCGCGATCTCCTGCGGAGCCTCTACGGCTGCGATCTCTATTTCCTAGAGAGCTACATTAAGCCGGCGCCAGCCAACCACACCACGGACAAGCTGTTCCGCAGAGGGGCCAGCCGGGCGCTATGCTCGCAGCCCGTGTGTGACGCCTTTGGACCCACCGACGCCAATGTAGAGGAGGGTGACTGCTTCAAGAAGTGCGCCGCCCTCAACATGACCCTGGCGGCCGATGCCTGCCGCGAGAAGCGGCATGTGGCAATCAAGGTTGTGCGTGTGCCGGAGATCGGGGACCTGCGTGCGCTGGTGGAGGATCCACGGCTGAACATCAAGGTTATCCAGTTGGTGCGCGACCCTCGCGGGATCCTGTCATCGCGGATCGAGACTTTCCGGGACACATACCGTCTGTGGAGGATCTGGAGGGCCACAGGGCGGAGGCCCTACAACCTGGACCTCAGCCAGCTGACGGTGGTTTGTGAGGACTTCCTCGGCTCCGTGTCCACAGGGCTCAGCCACCCCCACTGGCTCAAAGGGAAGTATATGCTGGTGCGTTACGAGGATCTGTCCAGGAACCCTCTGCTAAAGACCATGGAGATATATGACTTCCTGGGTCTGTCGATGGACAAGAGCGTGGAGGAGTGGATACAGACCAACACTAGGGGCAGCACCGAGCTCTCGGCTAAACACAAGTACGGTACGGTGAGAGACTCAGCAGCCAACGCCGAGAGCTGGCGCTTGAAACTGTCCTACGACATGGTGGAGTACACGCAGGCCACGTGTCAGAAGGTTCTACATCAGCTGGGCTATAAGGCAGTAAAGTCAGCGGAGGAACTGAAAAACATGTCACTCTCACTCGTGCAGGACAaaacttttgtacctttttcgtAA